The following are encoded together in the Syngnathus scovelli strain Florida chromosome 12, RoL_Ssco_1.2, whole genome shotgun sequence genome:
- the arhgap19 gene encoding rho GTPase-activating protein 19, translating to MAAEDSNQNTQKLKRCGVFTSMETSNMCQPVIFDPDFFVERLKHEHPQIFTDLVLSHVTRLIDLPGDEFAQLTGDSEPRVPSSTGFLRSLNFLKRKEKGAIFGAPLTEEGIAQIYQLIEYLSKNLHMEGLFRVPGHSLRQAALREMLNAGAEIDLETGDFHPNDAASLLKAYLGELPEPLLMHRHYHVHLKIGELTLFDEKGDKSKTPDKERQVEAYQLLFMLLPPVNRSLLKLLLDLLYHTARNQHVNKMSAINLATMFAPQIIWPKNVMASELQENIEKLNNRIAFLIRHSQKLFKAPPYIKEYAHMYFTRFKPLHSKDDLTLVTGTKEPPAVPQSTFIRSPYARKISGTSSTKSTDTGTYTESALQELYQQVNNMPNSAKKKKLIRQFEKQPLVTTPSADPRSPFSRKHWRSRSLGGIIKKKVLGSQVSIGRENGKVQRPTATCSDDTDSGGVVLQVRKLPI from the exons ATGGCGGCTGAAGACAGTAATCAAAATACACAGAAGCTGAAGAG ATGCGGTGTATTTACAAGCATGGAAACATCGAACATGTGCCAGCCCGTCATCTTCGACCCGGACTTCTTTGTCGAGAGGCTGAAACATGAACATCCGCAGATCTTTACAGATCTGGTCTTGTCACATGTCACACGACTCATCGACCTCCCTGGAGATGAGTTTGCACAGCTCACTGGTGACTCTGAGCCCAGGGTGCCTTCCTCTACTGGCTTCCTCCGCTCGTTAAACTTCCTGAAGCGAaaag AGAAAGGTGCAATTTTCGGCGCGCCCTTGACTGAAGAAGGGATAGCGCAGATCTATCAACTGATTGAGTACCTGAGCAAAA ATCTTCACATGGAGGGGCTGTTCCGCGTGCCAGGCCACAGCCTCCGACAGGCCGCACTGAGGGAGATGCTGAATGCCGGGGCAGAAATAGATCTCGAGACAGGAGACTTCCACCCCAATGATGCCGCCTCGCTGCTCAAAGCCTACCTGGGAGAGTTGCCTGAGCCCCTGCTAATGCACAGACATTACCATGTCCACCTTAAAATCGGAG AGCTAACTCTTTTTGATGAGAAAGGAGATAAAAGTAAGACTCCAGACAAGGAGCGGCAGGTGGAAGCCTATCAGTTGCTTTTCATGCTGCTACCACCAGTCAACCGCAGTCTGTTGAAGCTCCTGTTGGACCTCCTCTATCACACCGCACGCAACCAGCACGTCAACAAGATGTCTGCTATCAATCTAGCAACCATGTTTGCGCCACAAATTATCTGGCCCAAAAAT GTGATGGCAAGTGAACTTCAGGAAAACATCGAGAAGCTAAACAATCGCATCGCATTTCTCATCAGGCACTCTCAAAAGCTTTTCAAG GCCCCTCCATATATCAAAGAATATGCGCATATGTACTTCACCAGATTTAAACCTCTTCACTCAAag GATGACCTGACGCTTGTCACAGGGACCAAAGAGCCGCCGGCTGTGCCCCAGTCTACGTTTATTCGTTCTCCTTACGCGAGAAAGATCAGTGGCACCAGCTCGACAAAGTCCACGGATACTGGGACATACACTGAATCAGCTCTGCAGGAACTTTACCAGCAAGTCAACAACATGCCCAACTCTGCCAAGAAGAAGAAACTCATCAGGCAG TTTGAGAAGCAGCCATTGGTGACCACGCCCTCAGCGGATCCCCGCTCGCCATTCAGCAGGAAGCACTGGCGATCTCGCTCTTTGGGTGGAATAATTAAG AAGAAAGTATTGGGAAGTCAAGTATCAATAGGCAGGGAAAATGGCAAAGTGCAGAGGCCAACAGCCACCTGCTCTGATGACACCGACAGTGGAGGG GTTGTACTACAAGTGAGGAAACTTCCAATCTAG